One genomic window of Halobellus limi includes the following:
- a CDS encoding endonuclease NucS domain-containing protein, producing the protein MSETIRVFAGDCTTTFEGARARTQRGRVAVVVKPDRTTLVHDADGYQPVAWLTRPDSLTVETDEGGFGLVARAGEQVLRVVSHESSGWVEYPVTEAGVPVGSHPDTGEPLVRAGGDVRGLDSDVRYSLPAGATVLDETCESCGLPKIRAEAGDAFEICLDRSCESLDDAVRERFDGEWTCPDCGSPLRIIRRGGRLLAGCDAYPDCETAFAIPAGVVVDDCACGLPVFETARGRRCLDATCERFEG; encoded by the coding sequence ATGTCAGAGACGATCCGCGTCTTCGCCGGCGACTGCACGACGACCTTCGAGGGCGCCCGCGCCCGAACCCAGCGCGGACGCGTCGCGGTCGTGGTCAAACCCGATCGGACCACCCTCGTCCACGACGCCGACGGCTACCAGCCCGTGGCGTGGCTGACCCGTCCCGACTCCCTCACGGTCGAGACCGACGAGGGGGGCTTCGGCCTCGTCGCCAGGGCCGGCGAGCAGGTCCTCAGGGTGGTTTCCCACGAGAGCTCCGGCTGGGTCGAGTATCCCGTCACGGAGGCCGGCGTCCCGGTCGGCTCACACCCCGATACGGGCGAACCGCTCGTCCGCGCGGGGGGCGACGTCCGCGGGCTCGACTCCGACGTCCGGTATTCGCTTCCCGCGGGTGCGACCGTCCTCGACGAAACCTGCGAGTCCTGCGGCCTCCCGAAGATCCGCGCGGAGGCGGGCGACGCCTTCGAGATCTGTCTCGACCGCTCGTGTGAGTCGCTCGACGACGCCGTCCGCGAACGGTTCGACGGCGAGTGGACCTGTCCGGACTGTGGATCGCCGCTGCGAATCATCCGCCGCGGCGGCCGCCTGCTCGCCGGTTGCGACGCCTACCCCGACTGCGAGACGGCCTTCGCGATCCCCGCCGGCGTCGTCGTCGACGACTGCGCCTGCGGACTGCCGGTCTTCGAGACCGCGCGCGGACGGCGGTGTCTGGACGCGACCTGTGAACGGTTCGAGGGGTAG
- a CDS encoding HAD family hydrolase: MDVPDGTVLFDMDGVLVDSETYWHRFEDEWVFAAAIESGSPAHEEVTGMPYYEIYDYLDAEYGTAVSRDEFTSKYEERAESLYGEQVALTDGVPELFDGIRADEPALGIVSSARRSWIDIVRERFGLDPLDLVLSAEEIDEPGKPEPHVYEHAASELGFDPAECVVVEDSINGIESAVRAGAFTIAFRSTHNADLDLSRADVVAGSFDELREVLFES; encoded by the coding sequence ATGGACGTACCCGACGGCACGGTGTTGTTCGACATGGACGGCGTGTTGGTGGATTCGGAGACCTACTGGCACCGCTTCGAGGACGAGTGGGTGTTCGCGGCGGCGATCGAGAGCGGGTCGCCCGCACACGAGGAGGTCACCGGGATGCCGTACTACGAGATCTACGACTACCTCGACGCGGAGTACGGGACCGCCGTGAGCAGAGACGAGTTCACGTCGAAGTACGAGGAGCGCGCGGAGTCGCTGTACGGCGAGCAGGTCGCGTTGACCGACGGGGTTCCGGAACTGTTCGACGGGATCCGGGCCGACGAGCCGGCTCTCGGCATCGTCTCCTCGGCGCGCCGGTCCTGGATCGACATCGTCCGCGAACGCTTCGGCCTCGACCCGCTCGATCTGGTGTTGAGCGCCGAGGAGATTGACGAGCCCGGAAAGCCGGAACCGCACGTCTACGAGCACGCGGCGTCGGAACTCGGCTTCGACCCGGCCGAGTGCGTCGTCGTCGAGGACTCGATCAACGGCATCGAGTCCGCCGTGCGTGCGGGCGCGTTCACGATCGCCTTCCGATCGACGCACAACGCCGATCTGGACCTCTCCCGCGCCGACGTCGTCGCCGGCAGTTTCGACGAGTTGCGGGAGGTCCTGTTCGAGAGCTAA
- a CDS encoding DEAD/DEAH box helicase: protein MKVTEVVPEFADAFGFEEFNRMQREAAPAILERDENVVAAAPTASGKTALAELAICRTLDRGGTALFIAPLRALTNEKESEWERFEDLGYSVYVVTGERDLNPRRAERADILVMTPEKTDSATRKHDSARYSFVADVDCCVIDEVHLLDSDTRGGVLEVTVSRLRRICDPRVVALSATMPNIEDVAAWLDAVPETTFEFGEEYRPVDLHAGVETYTHGDNAFADKYRRLYSALDLAEEHIREDGQALVFVSSRQDAVRAAGKSRDEIAKRDVPMGARGDYDFHTDAKELDDDELAKAAPDGVAFHHAGLSKDDRDRVEEWFKQGKIQLLFSTSTLAWGVNLPARCVVIRDTKYHDPLEGEVDISPLDILQMLGRAGRPGYDDVGYGWVVCDRADADKYRKLLREGKEIESRLAEDLDSHLNAEIAMGTIRDLDDVMSWLETTFYYQRAKSKPAAYDFENLRGRVRETLESLVARGFVEMGEDLSVRGTALGRLASKYYLRLETAERFHDLCEREQISADGILEAVAGAEEFHSVSARQSETDAVDAVLSDVSTTLEDGPRKVLAILHAGMANSTPADLRSDAWIIRQNALRLLSALREFLGEFAGPRAANLARRVEARVEHGVPREAVGLTAVDGIGPNRARSLATGGLHSPADVVDAGADELERAGLSTGVAERIAKNAENFPAIEVSWGSFPDDIAPGENEMCEVTVRNAGGGAAVGVRVTVNDVEMTTKEAYLSDSLSVPVGVFGANAEELEFVVEVTFPGEPLHPVRATRTVDVE, encoded by the coding sequence GTGAAAGTCACAGAGGTCGTCCCCGAGTTCGCCGACGCCTTCGGGTTCGAGGAGTTCAACCGGATGCAGCGCGAGGCCGCGCCGGCGATCCTCGAACGCGACGAGAACGTCGTCGCCGCCGCACCGACGGCGTCGGGCAAGACCGCGCTCGCGGAACTCGCGATCTGCCGGACGCTCGACCGCGGCGGCACGGCGCTCTTCATCGCCCCGCTGCGCGCGCTCACCAACGAGAAGGAATCGGAGTGGGAGCGCTTCGAGGACCTCGGCTACTCGGTCTACGTCGTCACCGGCGAGCGGGACCTGAACCCGCGACGCGCCGAGCGCGCGGACATCCTCGTGATGACGCCCGAGAAGACCGACTCGGCGACGCGGAAGCACGACTCCGCGCGCTACTCGTTCGTCGCCGACGTCGACTGCTGCGTCATCGACGAGGTCCACCTCCTCGATTCGGACACCCGCGGCGGCGTCCTCGAGGTGACCGTCTCGCGGCTCCGCCGCATCTGCGACCCGCGCGTCGTCGCGCTCTCGGCGACGATGCCCAACATCGAGGACGTCGCCGCGTGGCTGGACGCGGTTCCGGAGACGACCTTCGAGTTCGGCGAGGAGTACCGCCCGGTCGACCTCCACGCGGGCGTGGAGACGTACACGCACGGCGACAACGCCTTCGCCGACAAGTACCGCCGGCTCTACAGCGCGCTCGACCTCGCGGAGGAGCACATCCGCGAGGACGGCCAGGCGCTCGTGTTCGTCTCCTCGCGGCAGGACGCGGTGCGGGCCGCCGGCAAGTCGCGAGACGAGATCGCCAAGCGCGACGTCCCGATGGGCGCCCGCGGCGACTACGACTTCCACACCGACGCGAAGGAACTCGACGACGACGAACTCGCCAAGGCCGCGCCCGACGGCGTCGCGTTCCACCACGCCGGCCTCTCGAAGGACGACCGCGACCGCGTCGAGGAGTGGTTCAAGCAGGGGAAGATCCAGCTGCTCTTCTCGACGTCGACGCTCGCGTGGGGCGTGAACCTCCCGGCGCGCTGCGTCGTCATCCGCGACACGAAGTACCACGACCCCCTGGAGGGGGAAGTCGACATCTCGCCGCTGGACATCCTCCAGATGCTCGGACGCGCGGGCCGGCCCGGCTACGACGACGTCGGCTACGGGTGGGTCGTCTGCGACCGCGCGGACGCCGACAAGTACCGGAAGCTCCTGCGGGAGGGCAAGGAGATCGAGTCGCGGCTGGCCGAGGATCTGGACTCCCACCTCAACGCCGAGATCGCGATGGGCACGATCCGTGACCTCGACGACGTGATGTCGTGGCTGGAGACGACGTTCTACTACCAGCGCGCGAAGTCGAAGCCGGCGGCGTACGACTTCGAGAACCTCCGCGGGCGCGTGCGGGAGACGCTCGAATCGCTCGTCGCGCGCGGCTTCGTCGAGATGGGCGAGGACCTCTCGGTTCGGGGCACCGCGCTCGGTCGCCTCGCCTCGAAGTACTACCTCCGACTGGAGACCGCAGAGCGCTTCCACGACCTCTGTGAGCGAGAGCAGATCTCCGCAGACGGTATCTTAGAGGCCGTCGCCGGTGCCGAGGAGTTTCACTCGGTCTCCGCGCGGCAGTCCGAGACCGACGCCGTCGACGCGGTCCTCTCGGACGTGTCGACGACGCTGGAGGACGGCCCGCGGAAGGTGCTCGCGATCCTCCACGCCGGGATGGCCAACAGCACGCCCGCGGACCTGCGCTCGGACGCCTGGATCATCCGGCAGAACGCCCTGCGACTCCTCTCGGCGCTCCGTGAGTTCCTCGGAGAGTTCGCCGGACCGCGGGCGGCGAACCTCGCCCGCCGGGTGGAGGCCCGCGTCGAGCACGGCGTCCCGCGCGAGGCGGTCGGCCTCACCGCCGTCGACGGCATCGGCCCGAACCGGGCGCGGTCGCTCGCGACGGGCGGACTCCACAGCCCCGCCGACGTCGTCGACGCCGGGGCCGACGAACTCGAACGCGCCGGGCTCTCGACGGGCGTCGCCGAGCGGATCGCGAAGAACGCCGAGAACTTCCCCGCCATCGAGGTGTCGTGGGGTTCGTTCCCCGACGACATCGCGCCCGGCGAGAACGAGATGTGCGAGGTCACCGTTCGCAACGCGGGCGGTGGCGCCGCCGTGGGAGTCCGCGTGACCGTCAACGACGTCGAGATGACGACGAAGGAGGCGTACCTCTCCGATTCGCTCTCGGTCCCGGTGGGCGTCTTCGGCGCGAACGCCGAAGAACTGGAGTTCGTCGTCGAGGTGACGTTCCCGGGCGAGCCGTTGCATCCCGTTCGCGCGACCAGAACGGTCGACGTGGAGTAG
- a CDS encoding 2Fe-2S iron-sulfur cluster-binding protein, translated as MGDLVPLTVLDGDDETVLEVERGVVLRDALVDRGFPVYGTVSRHANCGGRGLCATCTVEVDPAPEPTHWHDAAARRFGYPRLSCQVRVEEPTTVRLLDKRVWGQLLPRRRSSE; from the coding sequence ATGGGCGATCTCGTCCCGCTGACGGTCCTCGACGGCGACGACGAGACGGTCCTCGAAGTCGAACGCGGCGTGGTCCTCCGCGACGCGCTGGTCGATCGGGGGTTCCCCGTCTACGGGACCGTCTCGCGACACGCCAACTGCGGCGGCCGCGGCCTGTGTGCGACCTGCACCGTCGAGGTCGACCCCGCGCCGGAGCCGACACACTGGCACGACGCGGCCGCGCGCCGGTTCGGCTACCCGCGGCTCTCCTGTCAGGTCAGGGTCGAGGAGCCGACGACGGTCCGGTTGCTCGACAAGCGCGTCTGGGGGCAGCTCCTCCCGCGCCGGCGTTCCTCGGAATAG
- the lipA gene encoding lipoyl synthase has product MSGRQKPDWLKMRPPSGRQFTDIKETLRDRDLHTVCEEANCPNMGECWSGRNGPGTATFMLMGDRCSRGCNFCDVETGGMEALDPEEPSNVADAVAEIGLDYVVLTSVDRDDLPDQGAGHFARTIREIKERDPGILVEVLIPDFQGEPELVGKIIDAGPDVIAHNIETVERLQWPVRDRRADYEQSLSVLEQVSEESEVYTKTSIMLGLGEYDHEIYQTLSDLREADVDVVTLGQYLQPSRSHLDVFEYVHPDAFETWRRVAEEELGFLYCASGPMVRSSYKAGELFVDAVLREGKSVADARQRARTAGD; this is encoded by the coding sequence ATGAGCGGGAGGCAGAAGCCGGACTGGCTGAAGATGCGTCCGCCGTCGGGACGGCAGTTCACCGACATCAAGGAGACGCTCCGCGACCGCGACCTCCACACGGTCTGTGAGGAGGCGAACTGCCCGAACATGGGCGAGTGCTGGAGCGGCCGCAACGGCCCGGGAACGGCGACGTTTATGTTGATGGGCGATCGCTGCTCGCGAGGCTGTAACTTCTGCGACGTCGAGACCGGCGGGATGGAGGCGCTCGATCCCGAGGAACCGTCGAACGTCGCCGACGCCGTCGCGGAGATCGGGCTGGACTACGTCGTCTTGACCTCCGTCGACCGCGACGACCTCCCGGACCAGGGCGCGGGACACTTCGCGCGGACGATCCGCGAGATCAAAGAGCGCGATCCGGGGATCCTCGTGGAGGTGCTCATCCCCGACTTCCAGGGCGAGCCCGAGCTGGTTGGGAAGATCATCGACGCCGGACCGGACGTGATCGCGCACAACATCGAGACCGTCGAACGCCTGCAGTGGCCCGTGCGCGACCGCCGCGCCGACTACGAGCAGTCGCTGTCGGTGCTCGAACAGGTGTCCGAGGAGTCCGAGGTCTACACGAAGACCTCCATCATGCTCGGCCTCGGCGAGTACGACCACGAGATCTACCAGACGCTCTCGGACCTGCGGGAGGCCGACGTCGACGTCGTCACGCTGGGGCAGTACCTCCAGCCCTCGCGGTCGCACCTGGACGTCTTCGAGTACGTCCACCCCGACGCCTTCGAGACGTGGCGGCGGGTGGCCGAGGAGGAACTCGGCTTCCTCTACTGCGCGTCGGGACCGATGGTCCGCTCGTCGTACAAGGCCGGCGAGCTGTTCGTCGACGCCGTGCTCCGGGAGGGCAAGAGCGTCGCGGACGCGCGGCAGCGAGCGCGGACGGCGGGCGACTGA
- a CDS encoding helix-turn-helix domain-containing protein — protein MGFIAEYTIDSPVMEETHDRVPEAVLEMEDLQILQDGQAKYVFWVSNVDPETFEAALSDDPSVAEFAVLTSIGDRSLYRVNFTSEARRKMTYPEASNFDIVFLGAHSTNEGVHFRSQVPTRDALYSFRERCRELGIPFKLDSIYQEGNSDALDQYGLTDAQREALVLAHERGYFEPTRKASLEEIASDLSISRQALAGRLRRGHAQLIESTLL, from the coding sequence ATGGGATTCATCGCGGAGTACACCATCGATTCGCCGGTGATGGAGGAGACCCACGACCGCGTCCCCGAGGCGGTCCTAGAGATGGAGGACCTCCAGATCCTCCAAGACGGGCAGGCGAAGTACGTCTTCTGGGTCAGTAACGTCGATCCGGAGACGTTCGAGGCGGCCTTGTCCGACGATCCCTCCGTCGCGGAGTTCGCGGTTCTCACGAGCATCGGAGATCGGTCGCTGTACCGCGTGAACTTCACGTCCGAGGCGAGACGGAAGATGACCTACCCGGAGGCCTCGAACTTCGATATCGTCTTTCTGGGCGCTCACTCGACCAACGAAGGCGTTCACTTCCGCTCACAGGTCCCGACGCGGGACGCGCTCTACTCGTTTCGCGAGCGCTGTCGAGAGCTGGGTATCCCGTTCAAACTCGACAGCATCTACCAGGAGGGCAACAGCGATGCGCTCGACCAGTACGGACTCACCGACGCACAGCGTGAGGCGTTGGTGTTGGCGCACGAACGCGGATACTTCGAACCAACTCGGAAGGCCTCTCTGGAGGAGATCGCCTCGGATCTCTCGATCTCTCGGCAGGCGCTCGCCGGACGGCTCCGCCGGGGACACGCCCAACTCATCGAGAGCACGCTGTTGTGA
- a CDS encoding winged helix-turn-helix transcriptional regulator, with product MSNSPLTQIRDDKSARSPIPKAMIHKRILSVAERDPNATVGELSRSVSGARPDLVERVLEEYGDPGDRGTETERGGVAVDAAGETDGIETLDSPVVDAERADSRTDAERADPEADAAATTATAEVEDEQERELSAEQYEILAAIREHPNATQRDLADLVGVSCATINRRVNSIEGFEWDERAAFATSALDGEERRRSDGTQDGAGSPLPGTGDQSEAGSVERQERDGFQTAGTGEIGESLFGDVELTHKVVHACMASDRITEAEEMKILRAVLECR from the coding sequence ATGAGCAACTCACCGCTGACACAGATTCGCGACGACAAGAGCGCTCGATCGCCGATTCCGAAGGCGATGATTCACAAACGGATCCTCAGCGTGGCCGAGAGAGACCCGAACGCGACTGTCGGGGAGTTGTCGAGGTCGGTGAGCGGCGCTCGACCCGATCTCGTAGAGCGGGTTCTCGAGGAGTACGGCGATCCGGGCGACCGAGGAACCGAGACGGAGCGCGGAGGCGTTGCCGTCGACGCGGCAGGGGAGACCGACGGGATCGAGACGCTGGACTCCCCGGTCGTGGACGCGGAGCGAGCCGACTCTCGAACGGACGCGGAGCGAGCCGACCCCGAGGCCGACGCGGCCGCGACGACCGCGACCGCGGAAGTGGAAGACGAACAGGAGCGGGAGCTGAGCGCCGAACAGTACGAGATCCTCGCGGCGATCCGAGAGCACCCGAACGCGACGCAGCGGGACCTCGCAGACCTCGTGGGCGTGAGCTGTGCGACGATCAACCGGCGGGTCAACTCCATCGAGGGATTCGAGTGGGACGAGCGAGCGGCGTTCGCGACGTCGGCACTCGACGGGGAGGAGCGACGACGCTCGGACGGGACGCAGGACGGAGCAGGGTCGCCGTTACCCGGGACGGGCGACCAGTCCGAGGCGGGGTCGGTCGAGAGACAGGAGAGAGACGGGTTCCAGACGGCGGGTACCGGGGAGATCGGGGAAAGCCTCTTCGGCGACGTCGAACTGACGCACAAAGTCGTTCACGCGTGTATGGCCTCGGACCGGATCACGGAGGCCGAAGAGATGAAGATTCTGCGTGCGGTCCTCGAGTGCCGATAG
- a CDS encoding EamA family transporter, whose product MISTGIALALGALLLFGGWAVTAGLATRSVSAVNAVFLSYVASIGIAGAYVLLARRPITGTRTDVGFALASGVFLTAGSISFYAALTRGNMAIVSAVAALYFVVPAFVGVVYLDVALSAANAVGLALAVVAVVLIAL is encoded by the coding sequence ATGATCTCGACGGGCATCGCGCTGGCGCTCGGAGCGTTGCTACTGTTCGGCGGCTGGGCGGTGACCGCGGGGCTCGCGACGCGGTCCGTGTCGGCCGTCAACGCCGTCTTTCTCTCCTACGTGGCGAGCATCGGAATAGCCGGCGCGTACGTCCTCCTCGCGAGGCGGCCGATCACCGGGACGCGGACGGACGTGGGCTTCGCCCTCGCTTCGGGCGTGTTTCTCACGGCGGGGAGCATCAGCTTCTACGCGGCGCTCACGCGGGGCAATATGGCGATCGTCTCCGCCGTCGCCGCGCTGTACTTCGTCGTGCCGGCGTTCGTCGGCGTCGTCTATCTTGACGTCGCGCTCAGCGCCGCGAACGCGGTCGGACTGGCGCTCGCCGTCGTCGCCGTCGTGCTGATCGCGCTGTGA